In the Theobroma cacao cultivar B97-61/B2 chromosome 1, Criollo_cocoa_genome_V2, whole genome shotgun sequence genome, one interval contains:
- the LOC18612534 gene encoding ras-related protein RABB1c — translation MSYAYLFKYIIIGDTGVGKSCLLLQFTDKRFQPVHDLTIGVEFGARMITIENKPIKLQIWDTAGQESFRSITRSYYRGAAGALLVYDITRRETFNHLASWLEDARQHANANMTVMLIGNKCDLAHRRAVSTEEGEQFAKEHGLIFMEASAKTAQNVEEAFISSAAKIYKKIQDGIIDISNESYGIKIGHEAIAASSGGRDATASQAGGCCG, via the exons ATGTCGTATGCTTACCTTTTCAAGTATATTATCATTGGAGATACAG GGGTTGGAAAATCATGTCTTCTTTTGCAATTTACCGACAAACGATTTCAGCCTGTTCATGATTTAACCATTGGTGTTGAATTTGGAGCCAGAATGATCACTATTGAAAACAAACCGATAAAGCTTCAAATATGGGACACG GCGGGTCAAGAGTCATTCAGATCCATTACACGGTCTTATTACCGAGGGGCTGCTGGTGCACTTCTGGTTTATGATATCACTAG GAGGGAGACTTTCAATCACTTGGCTAGCTGGTTGGAGGATGCAAGGCAGCATGCAAATGCAAACATGACAGTAATGCTTATTGGCAACAAGTGTGATTTGGCTCATAGAAGAGCCGTTAGCACAGAGGAAGGCGAGCAGTTTGCCAAGGAACATGGGCTGATATTCATGGAGGCCTCAGCAAAAACAGCTCAAAATGTTGAAGAG GCATTTATAAGCTCAGCTGCAAaaatttacaagaaaatacaGGACGGCATTATTGACATATCTAATGAG TCCTATGGCATAAAAATTGGACATGAAGCCATCGCAGCATCATCAGGAGGTCGAGATGCGACAGCTTCTCAGGCAGGTGGCTGCTGCGGCTGA
- the LOC18612535 gene encoding small nuclear ribonucleoprotein Sm D1 isoform X1, producing MMEKFRFLMKLNNETVSIELKNGTVVHGTITGVDVSMNTHLKTVKLTLKGKNPVTLDHLSVRGNNIRYYILPDSLNLETLLVEETPRVKPKKPAAGRPLVRGRGRGRGRGRGRGR from the exons ATGATGGAAAAATTTAGGTTTTTAATGAAGTTAAACAACGAGACTGTCTCCATCGAGCTCAAAAACGGAACTGTCGTCCATGGCACTATCACAG GGGTTGATGTTAGCATGAATACACATTTGAAGACAGTGAAACTAACGCTTAAGGGAAAAAACCCAGTTACCCTTGACCATCTGAGTGTGAGGGGGAACAACATTCGTTATTATATTCTTCCTGACAGCTTGAATTTGGAAACTTTGCTTGTGGAGGAGACACCAAGGGTTAAGCCTAAGAAGCCAGCTGCTG GGAGGCCTTTGGTACGTGGTCGGGGTCGGGGGCGCGGACGTGGCCGTGGCCGAGGTCGCTAA
- the LOC18612535 gene encoding small nuclear ribonucleoprotein Sm D1 isoform X2, with the protein MKLVRFLMKLNNETVSIELKNGTVVHGTITGVDVSMNTHLKTVKLTLKGKNPVTLDHLSVRGNNIRYYILPDSLNLETLLVEETPRVKPKKPAAGRPLVRGRGRGRGRGRGRGR; encoded by the exons ATGAAGCTCGTACG GTTTTTAATGAAGTTAAACAACGAGACTGTCTCCATCGAGCTCAAAAACGGAACTGTCGTCCATGGCACTATCACAG GGGTTGATGTTAGCATGAATACACATTTGAAGACAGTGAAACTAACGCTTAAGGGAAAAAACCCAGTTACCCTTGACCATCTGAGTGTGAGGGGGAACAACATTCGTTATTATATTCTTCCTGACAGCTTGAATTTGGAAACTTTGCTTGTGGAGGAGACACCAAGGGTTAAGCCTAAGAAGCCAGCTGCTG GGAGGCCTTTGGTACGTGGTCGGGGTCGGGGGCGCGGACGTGGCCGTGGCCGAGGTCGCTAA